The following proteins are encoded in a genomic region of Brachypodium distachyon strain Bd21 chromosome 1, Brachypodium_distachyon_v3.0, whole genome shotgun sequence:
- the LOC100823742 gene encoding uncharacterized protein LOC100823742, with product MAQAARLNLRMQKEIKLLLSDPPPGVSLNLSEDERAVSSLSSIETRIEGPEGTVYSKGVFVLKIQIPERYPFQPPNVTFVTPIYHPNIDNGGRICLDILNLPPKGAWQPSLNISTVLTSIGLLLSEPNPDDGLMAEISREYKYNRQVFDINARSWTEKYANPAAVGTSGWSSLDVSVLAQNTQVEEKQNLESLPEACNKDSEGSRKKRRLLGMKLSLKSEGSEENATARKQDTMAGHLPSTARSSVPTICLSDVSVKRDTTSKNMSVCADSGVISKKGYQANRKNLQLLGQRLSVRSEAPNQTRSCSVGDKLTNHLPVSASDTKDHVTQSSDDVLAKSMAKSIDGSSDCVSKLSEGKITDVRSHGQKMPLKLVKLESKSNDQKENMAPDHLPSLSGFNSLQKRSTDVSRKNSIGGADMIQQHSHTEHVHPITQLVPNRECNQGRKKLSALSKRLSLKSELSGMERTSDKGHKLADCSGDRKPNEAPPSAPVPVSQKMDSGSVDSQKSVSQSNSPIKQNATARKNAIGSHREDSTGLVRPQKIVGQSNCSIKQNATPVENVVSSIKQSAVPVENAVVSDSEDSADEREKRPSRSKLSLMKRRLAGKLRS from the exons GAATTGAGGGACCTGAGGGAACAGTTTATTCAAAAGGAGTTTTTGTTCTGAAGATTCAGATTCCTGAAAG ATATCCTTTTCAACCTCCCAATGTGACTTTTGTTACTCCAATCTATCATCCCAACATTGACAATGGAGGACGCATTTGCCTTGATATTCTAAATTTACCTCCGAAG GGTGCCTGGCAACCATCACTCAACATTTCTACTGTTTTGACAAGCATTGGTCTGCTTCTAAGTGAGCCAAACCCTGATGATGGGCTGATGGCTGAAATA AGTCGAGAGTACAAATACAACAGACAAGTGTTTGACATAAATGCTCGGTCATGGACTGAGAAATATGCTAACCCAGCAGCAGTTGGCACAAGTGGCTGGAGCTCTTTAGATGTTTCAGTTCTG GCACAGAACACACAGGTGGAGGAAAAGCAGAACCTGGAATCTTTGCCAGAAGCTTGTAATAAAGATTCTGAAGGGAGTCGAAAGAAGAGGCGGTTACTTGGTATGAAGTTATCACTAAAATCAGAAGGATCTGAAGAGAATGCCACCGCTCGTAAGCAGGATACGATGGCAGGCCACTTGCCATCGACAGCAAGATCCAGTGTTCCTACTATATGCTTGTCTGATGTTTCTGTCAAACGGGATACTACTTCCAAAAACATGTCTGTCTGTGCAGATAGTGGAGTGATTTCAAAGAAAGGATACCAAGCAAATAGAAAGAACTTGCAGTTACTTGGGCAGAGACTTTCTGTTAGATCAGAGGCTCCTAACCAAACTAGGAGTTGCAGCGTGGGAGATAAGTTAACTAATCATCTTCCAGTATCAGCATCCGATACTAAAGACCATGTCACACAATCTTCTGATGATGTGTTAGCGAAGAGTATGGCAAAGAGCATTGATGGATCGTCAGATTGTGTGTCTAAATTATCAGAAGGAAAGATAACAGATGTGAGATCGCATGGTCAGAAGATGCCATTGAAATTGGTAAAGCTTGAAAGCAAAAGCAATGATCAGAAGGAAAATATGGCTCCAGATCATCTTCCTTCACTGTCAGGTTTCAACAGTCTGCAGAAAAGGTCCACAGATGTTTCAAGGAAAAATTCTATTGGAGGTGCTGATATGATTCAGCAGCATTCTCATACCGAACATGTACATCCAATTACCCAGCTGGTACCAAATAGAGAATGCAACCAAGGTCGAAAGAAGCTGAGTGCACTAAGTAAGAGGCTGTCATTGAAATCTGAGCTGTCTGGGATGGAAAGGACCAGCGACAAGGGGCATAAGCTAGCTGATTGTTCTGGTGATAGGAAGCCCAATGAAGCGCCACCATCAGCTCCAGTCCCCGtaagtcaaaagatggactCGGGCTCTGTTGATTCACAGAAGAGCGTCAGCCAAAGCAATTCTCCCATCAAACAAAATGCAACAGCCAGGAAAAATGCCATTGGTTCACACCGTGAAGATAGCACAGGCCTTGTTCGTCCACAGAAAATTGTGGGCCAAAGCAATTGTTCCATCAAACAAAATGCAACACCGGTGGAGAATGTTGTTTCTTCCATCAAACAAAGTGCAGTACCAGTGGAGAATGCTGTTGTTTCAGACAGCGAAGATAGTGCAGACGAGCGTGAGAAAAGGCCTTCAAGATCGAAGTTATCATTGATGAAGAGGCGGTTGGCTGGAAAGCTCAGAAGCTAA